Genomic window (Gloeocapsa sp. DLM2.Bin57):
ATAAGCTTTGGGCTACCAATAATCCTCCTGCTAATCCTGTGACTAAAGATAATATCGATAAGATCGGTAACATTAAACCACAAGCAATAACTCGGGGAATGACTAGATATTCAATAGGATCTGTTTTAAGTATATACAAAGCATCTATCTGCTCAGTTACTCGCATAGTACCAATTTCCGCGGCAAAAGCTGAACCCACCCTACCCGCTATGACTACCGCAGTTAAAACAGGAGCAAGTTCCCGAGAAAGGGCGATCGCCAATACTCCCCCCACCGCAGTAGTTGCACCTAGATTAATAAACTCTCTAGCTACTTGAATCGTAAACACCATCCCCACAAAACCCGCAGTAACTAAGCTAATGACTAAAGATTCCGGACCAACCATCGCCATTTGTTCTAGGGTATTGCGTTTATGTATTTTTCCCTTGATAATATTAAGGATAACTTGTCCTAATAAAAAACTAGCGTCTATGAGACGTTGTACCCAAGCAGAGAGTGTTTTACTCATTATTTATGAATAACAAATTACAGCAACTAGCTAAATATAGCAGTTTTCAACATCTAGAGGTTGAGGGATGGTTGTTAGAAATGGCGATCGCCATAATTATCTGTCTGGATAATGCTCAAAAACAACATAATATTCACGGTCATGTTTGTGAAATCGGTGTTCATCATGGACGCTTATTTATTTTACTAGATTTACTCACCCGAGAAGGTGAAAATGCTCTGGCTATTGATGTGTTTGATGATCAACATCTTAATTATGATCAATCTGGTAAAGGCGATCGCGAAATTTTTCTCAATAATATTAATACTTACGTCAAAAACCAAGCTAATCTACATATTATCCAAGGTGATTCTAGCACTTTAAACGGTGAACAAATTAGGGAATTTGCAGGAGGTAAAATCAGATTGTTTAGTATTGATGGAAGTCATACAAAAGAAATGACTTATCATGATTTAATGACAGCTTCTCAAGCTATTGAATCTGGAGGTATTATTATCATAGATGACTATTTTAATGAAGCTTGGCCAGGTGTTTCTGAAGGTACAAATATGTTTTTTAGCCAATCTCCTGCTCCTGAAGTCGTCCCTTTTGCTATTGGTGGTAATAAAGTATTTTTAAGTCATCCTTCTAGGTCAGATATATATCGTCAATGGTTATTTGATCATTTAGTTGTAGATAAAACCAAAATTTGGCTTAGTAAAAAAAGCACATTTTTATTAGGACATGAAGTTTTTGCTATTAACTATGAATATACAACCAAGTATGAATTATTACGAGTTAGTCAACGAATTCTCAAAAGCCTAACCAAGAAAATAAAGCGATGAAAATTGGTTATTTACATCTTAACCTTAGTACCCTAACTGAAAGTGGAGTTACTCGTTATGGACGCATACTAGCTAGTGAAGCTAGAAAAAAAGAAGGAGTAGTCGTCACTGAAGTTACCATCAATTTAAAACAAAAAGTCTTAAGTGATTTTCAAATAATTAATCAAGCTATTAAAAAATTATCTGATACCGATTGTTTGTATTTAAGTTATAGTAGATACGCTTGGGGAGGTTTAGGGCAACTTTACTATATAGTCTTAATCTTTCTTTGGTATCATCAACCAATTATTGTTAATCTTCATGATGTTTATGAATATCTCTATAGCAGTAAAATTTTAGCGAATAACTCTAATTTTAAAACTAGATTAAATAATCTTTCTCTAAACCTAATCTTTAAAAAAGCTAAATATATTGTAGTTAACAATCAACAAGAAGCAGAAGTTATTAAGCAGAGATACCCACCTGAAAAACTCAAAATAATTAATCATTTTGTCGAAGTTAGAGATAGCAAATTTACACCTAATGAAGCCAGAAAAAAAATAGGATTACAAGATTTTAAAATTATTACTATACAGGGGTTTATTTTCCCTAGTAAAGGACATAAATTATTGATAGAAGCTATACCCTATCTTACTCCTAATCTTAAAGTTATTTTCGCGGGTGGACCTAGTCCCAACAATGAACAATTTCTAGAAAGTTTACTTCAACAAGCCAAAAATCTAGGAGTAGCAGAAAGATTAATCATTACAGGATATTTGAGTGAAACAGATTTAGAATATTACTTAATGGCTACTCATTTAGCTATTTGTCCTTTTAGGAATATGTCCTCTTCAGGTTCTCTATGTACTTGGATTTCTGTAGGTAAACCGATTTTAGCTTCTAACTTACCTCAAATTCGAGACTATAATCAATTAGTTCCAGAATCGATACATATTTTTGACCCTGATGAAGCGGTAACCCTAGCTAACAGGATTAACGAATTACTCCCCCAATGTACAGATGAAAAAGTACCCGCGGTAGTCAAACTTAGAGAAAAATTACTCTTACCACGGGTCGTAGATAAATATTTAAAATTATTAACTTAAGCAACCGTATCTGTACCTACGAAGAGGAAATCATTATTACCAATTGTACCTTCTGCTGCAACAAAAATTGAGCCGTTGAATCCAGGTAAGTTTCTTAGAGGATTAGCTTCAGATTTTTTGAAGTAAAGAATCATATCCATAACACCATCTAGATTGATATCACGTTCACGGAATCTGATCCCAAAATTATTATTAGCTAAACCTTGTGGATCAGGTTTAATAGTGTTGGTATCATTAACCGCGTCATCTCTGGTAATTCCTAATCGAATAGTATCGCGATCTAAGATATCATTAGGATTTAAGCTTCGATTACCTGCACGTTGACCATAGATGACCACGGGATAATAATCATTGTACCAACGTTGCTCTCTAATATCATTAGGGATAGTACCGCAATCACAACCATTATTATTATTGATGAAGTCTATCCGCATATTTCTTTGTTCGAGGTCTTCATCAGGAGGTGCAGGGATAACCTGAGTAGCAATGATAGCCTCAAGAAGGGCATCTGTACCATCGTTATTGAGTCCATTTCCTGCAGTAATAACTACTTCATCAAATACGATGGGGTTAGTAGGTGTGTTAAATTTATAGTGAAAAACACCAGCATTTTGAGCATTGGGTGTATTCTGCCAATCAAAGATACCAGTATTTTGAGCGGTTATTGTACCTGATCTAACAATACTGCCGTCATCCTTGAGTTGATAGTTCATAATCTCAGCCCCTCCAGAAAACTCTTCAGAGAAGAAGTAGCTAAAGACAAAACCGCTATCTGTACCACCGGTGGTGAAGTCCTGGTTTAACTTAATTGTTAAAGAGTCAGCCTTGTTACCAGTTGCTTGAGGGTAGTAACCAATTTCTTCGGGTGCGGTGGTAATTCCAGTCAGACCAATTACGGCTGGAGTATTGACCCCTATACCGAAGGTTGGACCTGCTCCAAAAGATTGCTGAATAGTAGGATTATTAGGATCGGTTACCGTTACAGTAACAGGTGCTGTAGGAGATATAAGGTTATCCCTAGAAGGTGCGTCAAATACTGCTTTAATAGCTGCTTGAGTGTTATTAGCTGTGGTAGCAGTTGTGATAGCAGTGCCACCTGCTGGTGTGGCGATTACTTCTTGAATAAACCCACTATTAAACCAATCGGAAATACTAGCGCCGCTGATAATAGCCATAATTGCTCTCTTATGTAATTTTACTGGGTAGTTACAATACTTTTTTGTCTGTAAGTGTATCCTAGCAGATTAAGTGCTATTACGCAAGATAAAATCTTTAAAAAAACACAAATATCAAAATATAGTAAATATACTGATGACTAAACGTTAAACTCCTAATGTCAGCCATTCTCGATGTTCGGGTAAAAAATCCCCTACCCAATGCAACTCTGGTGGTGTTGCGCAAACTTTATATAATGCTGTACCGTAATCAACTATATCTACACAAGGAGGTATTTGTAAACTGACAATAGCTTGGAGGATTTGCTTTAAAACCCAATCTACATCTACTGTAGTTAAGCGAGAAAGATTCATTATTACTCCATCATTAAGAAGATTTATTGACTCTTTTGAACTAGTTTGTAACGCTTGGGTAGCATGAGTTAAAATTTGTGTTTCTCCTGAGAGAAAATAGAAAAAAGGTATCATAATTACCGATGTACAAGGTAAGGCTTTACCAGGTAACCTTTTAAACATGGTATATTGATGAATCATCTGGGTGGGGTGAACTAAATCGGCAAAACTCATAGGAAAAATTGTTCTTTCTGCCGGGTTAAGATAAATAGCTTGTAAGTATAATAAAGTATCAAATTCTATGAAGCGATTATTATAGTTATAAACTCGATTAAATAATGTAATTGGTGGAAATGATTTTAACCAACTGACATCAACAAAAGCTTCAAAAGTTGTCCCTAGATTATCTGCTACTGTCAAACCATTACTTTTATAGTATTCGATACTTTGAACTTTGACTCCTGATTCTTTAAATAGTAAATAGCGAGTTTTTAATGATTTACTTAAAATTAAAGCATCAAAATCATGGAAAAGCACTGTCTGAGTTTTAGTCTCTCCGATACCTAGAGACCAGGATAACCAGGAGTAAACATAGGGTACATTAAATTTAGTCGCTATTTTATATTGAAAAGAATTATAGTAGAGAAAGCGGATATTGGTTTCTGGAAATTCTTGCTTTATTTTATTTTCATAACTTTGAGTTAAGGTGTTTCTTTCTTGGTTAACTATAATTAAGATCGCTTTTAAATCTGACCATTGATTAGCTATTAAACACCTGAGATTAGCTTTGACTATTCCCCATAACTTAGCATCTATACCTATAATAGCGGTAACTCCAGGTTCTAGGGGTTCTTGATTATTCCACCTAACCAGATTGTGGAGACGAAAGATTTGATAATCGCGGATTAGTTTAGCAATCCCAAAAGCGACATAACTAGGATATTTTTGACTCATTTAAATCAAAATCTGTAAAATCACGTAAAGATATAATAGATTTTAAGTTAAAAGGAAAA
Coding sequences:
- a CDS encoding MlaE family lipid ABC transporter permease subunit, whose translation is MSKTLSAWVQRLIDASFLLGQVILNIIKGKIHKRNTLEQMAMVGPESLVISLVTAGFVGMVFTIQVAREFINLGATTAVGGVLAIALSRELAPVLTAVVIAGRVGSAFAAEIGTMRVTEQIDALYILKTDPIEYLVIPRVIACGLMLPILSILSLVTGLAGGLLVAQSLYNIDYAIFLNSIRTFLDLWDLLSAMIKSLVFGGLIAIIGCSWGLTTRGGAKGVGQSTTTSVVTSLLAIFITNFFLSWVMFQGLGDSTIN
- a CDS encoding class I SAM-dependent methyltransferase; this translates as MNNKLQQLAKYSSFQHLEVEGWLLEMAIAIIICLDNAQKQHNIHGHVCEIGVHHGRLFILLDLLTREGENALAIDVFDDQHLNYDQSGKGDREIFLNNINTYVKNQANLHIIQGDSSTLNGEQIREFAGGKIRLFSIDGSHTKEMTYHDLMTASQAIESGGIIIIDDYFNEAWPGVSEGTNMFFSQSPAPEVVPFAIGGNKVFLSHPSRSDIYRQWLFDHLVVDKTKIWLSKKSTFLLGHEVFAINYEYTTKYELLRVSQRILKSLTKKIKR
- a CDS encoding glycosyltransferase, encoding MKIGYLHLNLSTLTESGVTRYGRILASEARKKEGVVVTEVTINLKQKVLSDFQIINQAIKKLSDTDCLYLSYSRYAWGGLGQLYYIVLIFLWYHQPIIVNLHDVYEYLYSSKILANNSNFKTRLNNLSLNLIFKKAKYIVVNNQQEAEVIKQRYPPEKLKIINHFVEVRDSKFTPNEARKKIGLQDFKIITIQGFIFPSKGHKLLIEAIPYLTPNLKVIFAGGPSPNNEQFLESLLQQAKNLGVAERLIITGYLSETDLEYYLMATHLAICPFRNMSSSGSLCTWISVGKPILASNLPQIRDYNQLVPESIHIFDPDEAVTLANRINELLPQCTDEKVPAVVKLREKLLLPRVVDKYLKLLT